Proteins co-encoded in one Octopus sinensis linkage group LG6, ASM634580v1, whole genome shotgun sequence genomic window:
- the LOC118763975 gene encoding zinc finger protein 239-like translates to MRNYYLIMNDLRKPNKPDSGKKPYHCDICGKSFTEERVLTKHKCIDTGEKPHHCDVCGKSFSQSGSLTIHIRTHTGEKPYHCNTCNKSFSRCGDLFAHKRTHSGENPYPCDVCGKSFSQNGTLTSHKCTHMGEKLYHLDICGKSFSCNKIVI, encoded by the exons atgagaaattattatcttataatgaatgatttaagaaaaccaaacaaaccTGATTCAGGtaagaagccatatcactgtgatatctgtggtaaatcattcactgaagAAAGAGTCTTAACCAAACACAAATGCAttgatacaggagagaaaccacatcactgtgatgtctgtggtaaatcattctctcaaagtggttcCTTGActattcacatacgtacacatacaggagagaagccatatcattgcaatACCTgtaataaatcattctctcgatgTGGTGACTTGTTTGCACACAAACGTACCCATTCAGGGGAAAATCCATATccgtgtgatgtctgtggtaaatcattttctcaaaatggcACCTTAACTAgtcacaaatgtacacacatgggAGAGAAGCTATATCATcttgatatctgtggtaaatcattttcttgtaata aAATAGTCATTTGA
- the LOC118763974 gene encoding zinc finger protein 271-like produces the protein MTNYSLKMSNVNKPKIPDTGEKPYHCNVCGKSFSQSIVLTRHVRTHTGEKPYHCNICGKSFTQSGDLIKHRPTHTGEKPFHCDICGKSFSRNSQLTRHRRVHTGERPHKCDICGKSFSETSKLTIHKRIHTGEKPFHCDICDKSFSESGHLNIHKRIHTGEKPYPCDICGKSFSRRGDLSKHKTTHTGEKPYQCDICGKSFTEERVLTKQKCIQTKVKPYHCNVCGKSFSQSIVLTRHVRTHTGEKPYHCNICGKSFTQSGDLIKHRPTHTGEKPFHCDICSKSFSRNSQLTSHRRIHTGERPHKCDICGKSFSENSKLTIHIRIHTGEKPFHCDICDKSFSESGHLKIHKRIHTGEKPYHCEICGKSFSQRGDLSKHKTTHTGEKPYHCNICCKSFSQKGHLLKHQPTHTGEKAYFCSICGTSFSRNSHLTSHKRIHTGEKPYQCDICGKSFSQNSDLTRHKRIHTGEKPYHCDTCGKCFTQSGELIKHKLTHTGEKAYHCNVCGTSFFRNSNLTSHKRIHIGEKP, from the exons ATGACAAATTATTCTCTTAAAATgagtaatgtaaataaaccaaaaatccctgatacaggagagaagccatatcactgtaatgtctgtggtaaatcattctctcaaagtattgTGTTGACCCGTCACGTACGTAcgcatacaggggagaaaccatatcattgcaatatctgtggtaaatcattcactcagagTGGTGACTTGATTAAACACAGacctacacatacaggagagaaaccatttcattgtgatatctgtggtaaatcattctctagaaacaGTCAATTGACTAGGCACCGACGTGTTCATACTGGGGAAAGACCTCATaaatgtgacatctgtggtaaatcattttctgaaactaGTAAGCTGACTATTCATAAGCGTATTCATACCGGggaaaaaccatttcactgtgatatctgtgataaatcgttCTCTGAATCGGGTcacctaaatatacacaaacgtattcatacgggtgagaagccatacccttgtgatatctgtggtaaatcattctctcgacgTGGTGATTTGAGTAAACACAAaactacacatacaggagagaagccatatcagtgtgatatttgtggtaaatca TTCACTGAAGAAAGAGTCTTAACTAAACAGAAATGCATTCAGACAAAGGTGAAACCGTATCACtgtaatgtctgtggtaaatcattctctcaaagtattgTGTTGACCCGTCACGTACGTAcgcatacaggggagaagccatatcattgcaatatctgtggtaaatcattcactcagagTGGTGACTTGATTAAACACAGacctacacatacaggagagaaaccatttcattgtgatatctgtagcaaatcattctctagaaacaGTCAATTGACtagtcacagacgtattcatactggggaaagaCCTCATaaatgtgacatctgtggtaaatcattttctgaaaatagtaAGCTGACtattcatatacgtattcataccggggaaaaaccatttcactgtgatatctgtgataaatcgttCTCTGAATCGGGTCACCTAaaaatacacaaacgtattcatacgggtgagaagccataccattgtgagatctgtggtaaatcattctctcaacgtGGTGATTTGAGTAAACACAAAACTACACATacgggagaaaagccatatcattgtaatatttgttgtaaatctttctctcaaaaaggTCACTTGCTTAAACACCAacctacacatacaggagagaaagcaTATTTTTGTAGTATCTGTGGAACCTCATTCTCTAGAAATAGTCACTTgactagtcacaaacgtat tcatactggagaaaaaccatatcagtgtgatatctgtggtaaatcattttctcaaaatagcgACTTAActcgtcacaaacgtattcatacaggggagaagccatatcattgtgatacctgtggtaaatgtTTCACTCAAAGTGGTGAGTTGAttaaacacaaacttacacacacaggaGAGAAAGCGTATCATTGTAATGTCTGTGGTACGTCATTCTTTAGAAATAGTAACTTGACtagtcacaaacgcattcatattggtgaaaaaccataa